Proteins co-encoded in one Etheostoma cragini isolate CJK2018 unplaced genomic scaffold, CSU_Ecrag_1.0 ScbMSFa_1381, whole genome shotgun sequence genomic window:
- the LOC117939890 gene encoding cystatin-F, translating to VVRGVRYIVDWEISRTVCRKRDEDILSNCVFQPVGRLHQTFECHTEVWLVPWLNQTKTIQFHCGP from the exons GTGGTCCGGGGTGTGAGGTACATCGTGGACTGGGAGATCTCCAGGACCGTGTGTCGTAAACGAGACGAGGACATCCTGTCCAACTGTGTCTTCCAGCCCGTCGGACGTCTGCACCAG ACGTTTGAGTGTCACACCGAGGTCTGGCTGGTCCCCTGGCTGAACCAGACCAAGACCATCCAGTTCCACTGTGGACCCTGA